A genomic stretch from Corynebacterium faecale includes:
- the tcuA gene encoding FAD-dependent tricarballylate dehydrogenase TcuA yields MALQDALRREQTEVIVVGGGNAGFTAVHAAATRGRKVMLLERGTEDMAGGNSFYTAGATRIVHDGLEDLQDLVEHDDRHDRSVVPPYSADEYRADLEKVTEGKNDPELTDVLVKEVSPTLRWLKSLGLKYRLMYERQAYERPDGSFLFWGGLHVGNVGGGEGLIADHTRVAREHGVDIRYGYRATSLITDGGKVIGVRADTDEGPVEIFAESVVLTAGGFESNPEMRREYLGDGWENAKVRGTPYNQGDMIRAALSIGADAGGDFSTCHSVQWDAYTPNNESNRELTNRLTRQSYFLGVIVNRNGERFLDEGADYRNYTYAKYGREILKQPGSVAYQIFDSTLRGMLRTEEYDMPGISVESADSIAELARKINVDEKTLVATVEDYNDKADREIEFDPTVKDGKSSDAEPKKSNWALPLEAGPFYAYPVTCGITFTFGGVKTDTHGRVLNGDGEHIEGLYAAGEMLGGLFSSNYPGGSGLAAGCVFGRRAGALA; encoded by the coding sequence ATGGCTCTACAAGATGCGCTCCGTCGGGAACAGACTGAAGTGATTGTGGTTGGTGGGGGAAATGCAGGCTTCACCGCAGTCCACGCGGCAGCCACCAGAGGCAGGAAAGTCATGCTCCTGGAACGGGGGACTGAGGATATGGCTGGGGGAAACAGTTTCTACACCGCCGGAGCCACCCGCATCGTTCATGATGGACTGGAGGACCTCCAGGACCTGGTTGAACATGATGACCGCCATGATCGCTCCGTTGTACCGCCGTATTCTGCAGATGAGTACAGAGCTGATCTGGAGAAGGTGACAGAGGGTAAGAATGATCCTGAGCTCACTGATGTTCTGGTGAAAGAGGTATCACCCACGCTCCGCTGGTTGAAGTCCCTGGGGCTGAAGTACCGGCTCATGTACGAGCGTCAGGCCTATGAACGCCCAGACGGCAGCTTCCTCTTCTGGGGTGGCCTGCATGTGGGTAATGTCGGCGGTGGCGAAGGTTTGATCGCTGATCACACCCGTGTGGCCAGGGAGCATGGTGTGGATATCCGTTATGGATACCGGGCCACCTCACTGATCACTGATGGGGGCAAAGTGATTGGGGTTCGCGCTGATACTGACGAAGGGCCCGTGGAGATCTTTGCGGAATCTGTGGTGCTCACCGCAGGAGGTTTCGAATCGAACCCGGAGATGCGCCGGGAGTATCTCGGTGATGGATGGGAAAATGCGAAGGTCCGTGGCACGCCCTACAACCAGGGTGACATGATTCGTGCTGCCCTTAGTATTGGCGCGGACGCCGGTGGTGATTTCTCCACCTGCCACAGTGTGCAGTGGGATGCCTACACCCCGAATAATGAAAGCAACCGTGAGCTGACCAACCGTCTCACCCGTCAGAGCTATTTCCTGGGTGTCATTGTGAATCGCAACGGTGAACGCTTCCTGGATGAGGGCGCGGATTACCGTAATTACACTTATGCCAAATATGGCCGTGAGATTCTCAAACAGCCAGGTTCTGTCGCATATCAGATCTTTGATTCCACGCTGCGGGGAATGCTCCGGACCGAGGAATATGACATGCCGGGCATTTCTGTCGAATCAGCGGACAGCATCGCGGAACTGGCGCGCAAAATCAATGTGGATGAAAAAACACTGGTGGCGACGGTGGAGGACTACAACGACAAAGCTGACCGCGAGATTGAATTTGATCCCACCGTAAAGGATGGAAAATCCTCTGATGCTGAGCCGAAGAAGAGCAATTGGGCGCTCCCCTTGGAAGCTGGCCCGTTCTACGCCTACCCGGTGACCTGTGGCATCACCTTCACCTTCGGCGGCGTGAAAACTGACACCCACGGTCGGGTGCTCAACGGTGACGGTGAGCATATCGAAGGCCTCTATGCCGCAGGTGAGATGTTGGGTGGACTATTCAGCTCCAATTATCCGGGCGGAAGCGGGCTGGCTGCGGGTTGTGTATTCGGGCGCAGGGCTGGGGCGCTGGCCTGA
- a CDS encoding GntR family transcriptional regulator — translation MTEPRKVDGDAIFHLLREEILTGVHPPGTPFREIPLTERFGVSRTPIRAVLSRLEQERLLVRIDRGLRVPEADPERVIQVYDLRIQLEGTAAGEAARAHQLSDLLKLEALLARDRSLEHPDEQQRISTNLEFHDAIWQATHNPVLIDLLGRLNTHLIHYPTSTLSVGGRWERALDEHEAILKAIEDRDEERASNLLREHMKDAKRTRLQLLREHAINQL, via the coding sequence ATGACTGAACCCCGAAAAGTCGATGGTGATGCTATCTTCCACTTATTACGTGAGGAGATCCTGACAGGAGTGCATCCTCCCGGCACACCCTTCCGTGAAATTCCTCTCACTGAGCGTTTCGGGGTGTCACGCACGCCTATCCGCGCGGTTCTCTCCCGTTTGGAACAAGAACGTCTCCTGGTGCGGATTGACCGCGGGCTACGTGTCCCTGAGGCAGATCCTGAACGGGTGATTCAGGTATATGATCTGCGCATTCAGTTGGAGGGCACTGCCGCCGGCGAGGCTGCACGCGCCCATCAACTTTCTGATCTGTTGAAGTTGGAGGCGCTTTTAGCACGCGATCGGTCATTGGAGCATCCTGATGAGCAGCAGCGGATCAGCACCAACCTGGAATTCCATGATGCGATCTGGCAGGCCACCCATAATCCTGTTCTCATTGATCTGCTGGGACGTCTCAATACCCACCTGATTCATTACCCCACCTCCACCCTGTCTGTGGGGGGACGGTGGGAACGGGCCCTGGATGAACACGAAGCTATCCTGAAGGCGATCGAGGATCGGGATGAGGAGCGTGCCTCGAACCTCCTGCGTGAGCACATGAAAGATGCAAAGCGCACGCGCCTGCAACTCCTGCGCGAACACGCGATTAACCAACTCTGA
- a CDS encoding SDR family NAD(P)-dependent oxidoreductase, translated as MSENQHTPITAGHTIQQWLDHPKGGPILRGFLEQAGSDIEQLRPALGLPLGNLVEMSGGRMPQEAIDGMVLAANDGVMPETATAPAAAGQRFTGRTVIVTGAASGIGRATTRQLLGEGARVIGVDISGQRLDELAQAEDTEHLITVAADLTDPAAVQRILDAAGDEIHGLANVAGINDDFSAIHEVSDEMWSRVFAVNVDGLVRLTRAVTGRMLDKSAGAIVHVASEAGLRGSASGVAYTASKHAVLGITKSMAFMYATSGVRTNAVAPGGVATGIPMAETLGEFGNARLTEARGNIPSLSTAEQQASAIVWLLSDEASNINGAILANDGGWSAV; from the coding sequence GTGTCTGAGAACCAGCACACCCCGATTACCGCAGGCCACACCATCCAGCAGTGGCTCGACCACCCCAAGGGCGGACCCATCCTCCGTGGTTTCCTCGAGCAGGCAGGCTCCGATATCGAGCAGCTGCGCCCAGCCCTCGGTCTGCCCCTGGGCAACCTGGTGGAGATGTCCGGTGGCCGGATGCCCCAGGAGGCCATCGACGGCATGGTGCTTGCCGCCAATGACGGCGTGATGCCTGAGACCGCCACCGCACCTGCTGCTGCGGGGCAACGTTTCACCGGCCGGACCGTCATCGTCACCGGCGCGGCCTCCGGCATCGGTCGCGCCACGACCCGGCAGCTGCTGGGTGAGGGCGCCCGCGTCATCGGGGTGGATATCTCCGGGCAGCGACTGGATGAACTTGCCCAGGCCGAGGACACCGAGCACCTGATCACCGTCGCAGCCGACCTCACCGACCCGGCTGCAGTCCAGCGCATCCTGGATGCCGCAGGCGATGAGATCCACGGCCTGGCCAATGTCGCCGGCATCAATGATGACTTCTCCGCCATCCACGAGGTCAGCGATGAGATGTGGAGCCGGGTTTTCGCCGTCAACGTCGACGGCCTTGTCCGGCTCACCCGCGCGGTGACCGGCCGGATGCTGGACAAATCTGCCGGGGCGATTGTCCATGTCGCCTCCGAGGCTGGCCTGCGTGGTTCCGCCTCAGGCGTGGCCTACACAGCCTCTAAACATGCGGTTCTGGGCATCACCAAGTCCATGGCCTTCATGTATGCCACCAGTGGTGTGCGCACCAACGCCGTCGCCCCGGGCGGTGTGGCCACTGGCATCCCGATGGCGGAGACGCTCGGTGAGTTCGGCAATGCCCGCCTGACCGAGGCGCGCGGCAATATCCCATCGCTGTCCACCGCGGAACAGCAGGCATCCGCCATTGTGTGGCTGCTTTCCGATGAAGCCTCCAATATCAACGGCGCGATCCTGGCCAATGATGGTGGTTGGTCCGCAGTATAA
- a CDS encoding DUF2243 domain-containing protein, translating to MVRSIRPSPPPGTSRGGRTGPLISDGIFHTLIWLITVWGLFMPADLRRHIHVPWGRWATAVALGIGVFQLFDGVVNHKILRIHQIRSGVDLFF from the coding sequence TTGGTCCGCAGTATAAGACCATCCCCGCCCCCGGGAACATCCCGGGGCGGACGGACCGGGCCGCTGATATCGGACGGCATCTTCCACACTTTGATCTGGCTGATCACGGTGTGGGGCCTGTTCATGCCGGCCGATCTCCGCCGGCACATCCACGTTCCCTGGGGCAGGTGGGCGACGGCGGTCGCCCTGGGGATCGGCGTGTTCCAGCTTTTCGACGGTGTGGTCAACCACAAAATCCTACGCATCCACCAGATCCGCTCCGGGGTGGATCTGTTCTTCTAA
- a CDS encoding ABC transporter ATP-binding protein, translating to MSSISITDLSVTFADGTVGLDHVDIDVHPEEFVVLVGPSGSGKTTLLRTIAGFITPSEGSLTIAGEDMTRVPPENRRMGMVFQQHAVWPHMSVDKNVAYPLKRAGVGRAQISTRVQRALSLVGLDGFGNRKPASLSGGQRQRVALARAVVADPTVLLLDEALSALDEPLRDSLRRELVALTRREGLTTVHVTHDRAEAIAIADRIVVLDNGRVQQVSTPAELINAPASAAVASFIGDATLLPATIAGEFVECSVLGTAWRRDKVREMATLYPGDTATIAVTPLTVTVVPPATPGAVDAVITSVLFEITSHSITAETPGGQRFRAHVTGTVPAIGERIGLKISEPLVYPA from the coding sequence TTGTCTTCCATCTCCATCACCGACCTGTCTGTGACTTTCGCCGATGGCACGGTGGGGCTCGACCATGTCGATATCGATGTCCACCCGGAGGAGTTCGTGGTGCTGGTCGGCCCGTCCGGGTCCGGCAAGACCACCCTGTTGCGCACCATTGCAGGGTTCATCACCCCCTCGGAGGGCAGCCTCACCATCGCCGGTGAGGACATGACCCGGGTCCCTCCGGAAAACCGCCGCATGGGCATGGTCTTCCAGCAGCACGCGGTGTGGCCTCACATGTCAGTGGACAAGAACGTGGCGTACCCGCTGAAACGGGCTGGGGTGGGCAGGGCGCAGATAAGCACGCGCGTGCAACGCGCCCTCTCCCTGGTCGGTCTGGACGGGTTCGGCAACCGCAAGCCGGCAAGCCTGTCCGGTGGTCAGCGTCAGCGCGTGGCGTTGGCGCGCGCGGTGGTGGCGGATCCCACCGTGTTGCTTCTCGACGAAGCCCTCTCCGCCCTCGATGAACCCCTGCGTGATTCGCTGCGCCGGGAACTGGTGGCACTGACCCGGCGCGAGGGACTGACCACCGTGCATGTCACCCACGACCGCGCGGAGGCCATCGCAATCGCCGACCGCATCGTGGTGCTGGATAATGGCCGTGTACAGCAGGTATCCACCCCCGCGGAGTTGATCAACGCTCCCGCGAGCGCGGCGGTGGCCTCGTTTATCGGTGATGCCACGCTCCTGCCCGCCACCATCGCAGGGGAGTTTGTGGAATGCTCCGTGCTGGGCACTGCCTGGCGCCGCGATAAGGTCCGGGAGATGGCAACGCTGTACCCGGGTGACACAGCCACCATCGCGGTGACTCCCCTGACCGTCACCGTGGTACCACCCGCCACCCCGGGGGCTGTCGATGCCGTGATCACCTCGGTGCTGTTTGAGATCACCTCACACAGCATCACCGCGGAAACCCCCGGCGGCCAGCGATTCCGCGCGCATGTCACAGGAACAGTGCCTGCCATCGGGGAACGCATCGGCCTGAAAATCAGTGAACCGCTGGTCTATCCGGCATAG
- a CDS encoding ABC transporter permease yields MRLSSSLTFMRAGVWLIVIGLFIAPLALVVSLALGRNQIPQLLDQGLGTAVWNSTYTTLLSAVGAVIVGTAIALLLDRTNAHGRSALRLFLLSPLLIPPFIGAIAWLQLFGPNQGLNRFFGTQLWDIYGADGVTVLLIIHSYPIVYVVMSNALRQLPSDLEQAARIAGASTATVLRTITLPLLRPALLSAFTLTAVANLADFGIPALIGSPARFETLATMIYRFMESGTVDNPLQTVSTIGVVLLFLGIAAVTADYLVSLYASTQLQDTGAALTFDLGRARIPVTFISWVIALAFTLAPILGLAYRALLPAPGVPFTLDTITLKNFQAALNNPRVIEGFTNSVTLALGAAVICGVLGWLIGLLVTRTRHFTNTPMTLLVLLPTALPGMIIGVGWLILGRYTDLYNTRWIILGAYVCAFTALVLQAVRAPLAQTPLAMEEAARISGAGRVRALMDTTGAMAIPAAVAGAVLVAVTAVRELTVSILLIAPGTTTLGVQVFNLQQAGNYNQASALSLIFAVIGIVALSVTVRSQKER; encoded by the coding sequence ATGCGTTTATCCTCTTCGCTGACTTTCATGCGGGCAGGCGTGTGGCTGATCGTCATTGGTCTGTTCATCGCCCCGCTCGCACTGGTGGTCAGTCTCGCCCTCGGCCGCAACCAGATTCCCCAGCTCTTAGATCAGGGGCTGGGCACCGCTGTGTGGAATTCCACCTACACCACGCTGTTATCAGCGGTGGGTGCGGTGATCGTCGGCACCGCCATCGCCCTTCTTCTGGACCGCACGAATGCCCATGGACGCAGTGCGCTCAGGTTGTTTTTGTTGTCGCCGTTGCTGATCCCACCGTTCATCGGCGCCATCGCCTGGTTGCAGCTTTTCGGTCCCAACCAGGGTCTGAACAGGTTTTTCGGCACCCAGCTCTGGGATATCTACGGCGCGGACGGTGTGACGGTACTGCTGATCATCCACTCCTATCCCATTGTCTACGTGGTCATGTCCAATGCCCTGCGTCAGCTGCCCTCGGATCTGGAGCAGGCAGCCAGGATCGCAGGCGCCAGCACAGCCACGGTCCTGCGCACCATCACCCTGCCGCTGCTGCGCCCTGCCCTGCTCTCCGCCTTCACACTGACCGCGGTGGCCAACCTGGCGGATTTCGGTATCCCGGCGCTCATCGGTTCCCCGGCGCGCTTTGAAACCCTGGCCACCATGATCTACCGATTCATGGAGTCCGGCACGGTGGATAATCCCCTGCAGACGGTCTCCACCATCGGTGTGGTGCTGTTATTCCTCGGCATTGCTGCCGTCACCGCGGACTATCTGGTCTCACTCTATGCCTCCACCCAGTTGCAGGACACCGGTGCCGCCCTCACCTTCGACCTGGGCAGGGCACGCATCCCGGTCACCTTCATCTCTTGGGTCATCGCCCTGGCCTTCACGCTCGCCCCGATCCTGGGGCTGGCCTACCGCGCCCTGCTGCCGGCACCGGGTGTCCCCTTCACCCTGGACACCATCACCCTGAAAAACTTCCAGGCCGCATTGAATAACCCGCGCGTGATCGAGGGGTTCACCAACTCCGTGACACTCGCCCTGGGCGCCGCGGTGATCTGTGGTGTGCTGGGCTGGCTCATCGGCCTGCTGGTCACCCGCACCCGACATTTCACCAACACCCCCATGACGTTGCTGGTGCTGCTGCCCACTGCACTACCGGGCATGATCATCGGTGTGGGCTGGTTGATCCTGGGCCGCTACACCGACCTGTACAACACCCGGTGGATCATCCTGGGCGCCTATGTCTGTGCCTTCACCGCGCTGGTCCTGCAGGCCGTGCGCGCCCCGCTTGCGCAGACACCGTTGGCCATGGAGGAAGCCGCCCGCATCAGTGGCGCCGGCCGGGTGAGAGCGTTGATGGACACCACCGGTGCGATGGCCATCCCCGCCGCGGTGGCCGGTGCGGTGTTGGTGGCGGTCACCGCGGTGCGTGAACTGACCGTGTCCATTTTGCTCATCGCGCCGGGAACCACCACCCTGGGTGTGCAGGTGTTCAATCTGCAGCAGGCCGGTAATTACAATCAGGCATCTGCATTATCGTTGATATTTGCGGTCATCGGTATCGTGGCGCTATCTGTCACGGTGCGCAGCCAGAAGGAGCGATAA
- a CDS encoding ABC transporter substrate-binding protein — translation MTLLTQRMFIRRSATTVLALGASTALLVGCSEPEADNTDSTETTGTTTAGTSEQASSAEQVTITVYTSEPEEKVDEINAAFMEANPDINVEVYRAGTGDLNARIAAEKASGSIEADVLWAADAPTFESYAEAGDLAELDEVDASVVIEEARDAENFYVGTRIIPTVIAYNTSLVDEADLPQSWADLTDPKYADMLVMPDPAVSGAAAFNASVWKNDPALGEDWINALGENQPMIAQSNGPTSQEIAGGGRPVGVVVDYLVRDLATAGSPIATIYASEGSPYITEPAGVFADSEQKEAAQRYINFLISVEGQELAVEQAYLPVREDVSTPEGTPELSEIALMTPDLEVVTADKDAAVELFQNAMN, via the coding sequence ATGACGCTTCTGACTCAGCGGATGTTTATCCGTCGCTCCGCCACCACCGTCCTGGCGCTCGGCGCTTCCACAGCCCTGCTCGTCGGCTGCTCCGAACCTGAGGCCGATAACACCGATAGCACCGAAACCACCGGCACCACCACTGCCGGTACCAGCGAGCAAGCATCGTCTGCGGAGCAGGTGACCATCACGGTCTACACCTCCGAGCCGGAGGAGAAGGTCGATGAGATCAACGCCGCGTTCATGGAGGCCAATCCGGATATCAACGTCGAGGTCTACCGCGCCGGCACCGGTGATCTGAATGCCCGCATCGCCGCGGAGAAGGCCTCCGGTTCCATCGAGGCGGATGTCCTCTGGGCCGCCGACGCCCCCACCTTCGAGTCTTATGCCGAGGCTGGTGACCTGGCTGAGCTGGATGAGGTTGATGCTTCCGTGGTGATCGAGGAGGCCCGCGATGCCGAGAACTTCTATGTGGGCACCCGCATCATCCCCACGGTCATCGCCTATAACACCAGCCTCGTGGATGAGGCTGATCTGCCGCAGTCCTGGGCGGATCTGACCGATCCGAAGTACGCCGACATGCTGGTCATGCCGGATCCTGCCGTCTCCGGTGCAGCGGCATTCAACGCATCGGTGTGGAAGAATGACCCGGCCCTGGGCGAGGACTGGATCAACGCCCTCGGGGAGAACCAGCCGATGATCGCCCAGTCCAATGGGCCTACCTCCCAGGAGATCGCCGGTGGCGGTCGCCCAGTCGGTGTGGTCGTGGACTACCTGGTCCGCGACCTTGCCACCGCTGGATCCCCGATCGCCACCATCTACGCCTCCGAGGGCTCCCCCTACATCACCGAACCCGCCGGTGTGTTCGCTGATTCAGAGCAGAAGGAAGCCGCACAGCGCTATATCAACTTCCTGATCTCCGTAGAAGGCCAGGAGCTTGCCGTGGAGCAGGCCTACCTTCCGGTCCGTGAAGATGTCTCCACCCCGGAGGGCACTCCGGAGCTGTCCGAGATCGCCCTGATGACCCCTGATCTTGAGGTTGTCACCGCCGATAAGGATGCAGCCGTGGAGCTGTTCCAGAACGCCATGAACTAA
- a CDS encoding bifunctional uroporphyrinogen-III C-methyltransferase/uroporphyrinogen-III synthase: MTIAQKAEMADANGIETSQVPDTTVVETYAARRLVSVVSHADAAEELIPGKVIFVGAGPGNPDLLTVRAREVLGNTVRAVTDAQVLDSVRAFVAAELPVPEEKLQAAADEYERICAEAKASGARRRPPRPLAPTAAEIIEVEDTDPVNIATVLSEQLAKGGDVIRLVTGNPLSSDTTLAEITAVSEAGMEFQVVPGMSLPGTVPAFAGIALGSTYTETDVSGPVVDWDQLASAPQPLVLQARAENLVTIATELKARDMAADLPVSVTVNGTTRMQRTYDTTLGALAKLDAELPGPLVVTLGRGVGDRAKYSWWENRALYGWRVLVPRAKPQAAVMSARLASHGAIPQEVPTISVEPPRNPAQMERAIKGIVEGRYQWVVLTSVNAVRAVWDMITEFGLDSRAFAGVRIAAVGEKTAAEIRALGITPELLPPRTRQNAQGIVDVFPEYVEELDPVGRVLLPRADIATDVLVDGLIDLGWEVDDVVAYRTVRAAPPSADIRDLIKSGGFDAVCFTSSSTVRNLVGIAGKPHARTIIACIGPMTADTARELGLRVDVMPEVAEVPDLVDALAEHVADLREKGELPPPRKKRRRRKVS, translated from the coding sequence ATGACTATCGCCCAGAAGGCCGAGATGGCTGATGCCAACGGGATCGAGACCAGCCAGGTTCCCGATACCACCGTGGTTGAAACGTACGCTGCACGCAGGCTCGTGTCAGTTGTGTCTCACGCAGACGCAGCTGAAGAGTTAATTCCAGGCAAGGTCATCTTTGTTGGGGCAGGCCCGGGTAATCCGGATCTGTTGACTGTTCGTGCCCGCGAGGTGCTGGGTAATACTGTCCGCGCTGTCACCGATGCCCAGGTATTGGACAGTGTCCGTGCCTTTGTCGCCGCTGAGCTTCCCGTGCCGGAGGAAAAACTCCAGGCCGCCGCTGATGAGTATGAGCGCATCTGCGCTGAGGCCAAGGCGAGTGGGGCACGTCGCAGGCCTCCACGCCCGTTGGCGCCTACTGCCGCCGAGATCATCGAGGTGGAGGACACCGACCCGGTGAATATCGCCACGGTGCTCTCTGAGCAGCTGGCCAAGGGTGGAGATGTCATCCGTCTGGTCACCGGCAACCCGTTGAGCAGTGACACCACCCTGGCGGAGATCACCGCGGTCTCTGAGGCCGGTATGGAATTCCAGGTTGTCCCCGGAATGTCCCTGCCCGGCACGGTCCCGGCCTTTGCCGGTATCGCCCTGGGATCCACCTACACCGAGACCGATGTCAGTGGACCTGTCGTGGACTGGGACCAGCTGGCCAGTGCACCTCAGCCACTGGTTCTCCAGGCACGCGCAGAGAACCTGGTCACCATCGCCACGGAGCTCAAGGCCCGTGACATGGCCGCGGATCTGCCCGTATCCGTCACCGTCAACGGCACCACCCGCATGCAGCGCACCTATGACACCACCCTGGGTGCGCTGGCCAAGCTGGATGCCGAGCTGCCGGGCCCACTCGTGGTCACCCTGGGCAGGGGCGTGGGCGACCGCGCCAAGTACTCCTGGTGGGAGAACCGTGCACTCTACGGATGGCGGGTCTTGGTGCCCCGCGCCAAGCCGCAGGCTGCTGTGATGAGTGCCCGTCTCGCCAGCCACGGGGCCATCCCACAGGAGGTTCCGACGATTTCCGTGGAGCCACCACGCAACCCGGCGCAGATGGAACGCGCCATCAAGGGCATCGTGGAGGGCCGTTACCAGTGGGTCGTGCTCACCAGCGTAAACGCCGTGCGTGCCGTCTGGGATATGATCACTGAATTCGGCCTGGATTCCCGCGCCTTCGCAGGTGTGCGCATCGCGGCTGTCGGCGAGAAAACCGCCGCTGAGATCCGCGCGCTGGGTATCACCCCTGAGCTGCTGCCACCGCGTACCCGCCAGAACGCTCAGGGCATTGTTGATGTGTTCCCTGAGTATGTCGAAGAGCTGGACCCGGTGGGACGTGTCCTGCTGCCTCGCGCGGACATTGCCACAGACGTGCTTGTCGACGGGTTGATCGACCTTGGCTGGGAAGTCGATGACGTCGTAGCTTATCGAACCGTCCGTGCTGCCCCTCCGAGCGCGGATATCCGTGATCTGATCAAATCCGGTGGCTTCGATGCCGTGTGCTTCACCTCCTCGTCCACGGTGCGCAACCTGGTGGGCATCGCCGGTAAGCCGCATGCGCGCACCATCATCGCCTGCATCGGGCCGATGACCGCCGATACCGCCCGTGAACTGGGGCTGCGGGTGGATGTCATGCCTGAGGTTGCTGAGGTGCCAGACCTCGTGGACGCCCTGGCAGAGCATGTTGCGGATCTGCGTGAGAAGGGTGAACTTCCTCCTCCCCGTAAGAAGCGTCGTCGTCGCAAAGTGTCCTGA
- the hemB gene encoding porphobilinogen synthase, producing the protein MSTPSDYSQHLIRRPRRLRSTPAMRELVAETTLRPADLILPMFFADGITEAREITSMPGVYQHTEDSLLRAVHEALDAGVRCVDLFGVPVDADKDANGSEAWNPEGVLNRGLAAVRREFGDDVMIMSDTCLDEFTDHGHCGVVTTDSRGVAVVDNDATLPLYQQMAVAQARAGAHIVSPSGMMDGQIVAIRSALDAEGFQDVAIMAYSAKYASAFFGPFREAVGSSLEGDRRTYQQDPANLRESLLEVELDIAEGADFVMVKPALPYLDVLTRVAEMSPVPVAAYQVSGEYAMIQAAGLNGWIDTDAVMMESLMSIKRAGADQIFTYFATEAARKLNNR; encoded by the coding sequence ATGTCCACACCATCTGATTACAGCCAGCACCTGATCCGCCGTCCACGCCGCCTGCGTTCCACCCCGGCGATGCGGGAACTCGTCGCTGAAACCACCCTGCGTCCGGCGGATCTGATCCTGCCGATGTTCTTCGCCGATGGCATCACTGAGGCCCGTGAGATCACCTCCATGCCCGGCGTCTACCAGCACACTGAGGATTCCCTCCTGCGCGCGGTGCACGAAGCACTTGACGCAGGTGTTCGATGCGTCGACCTCTTCGGTGTGCCCGTTGATGCCGATAAGGACGCCAATGGTTCCGAAGCCTGGAACCCGGAGGGTGTGCTCAACCGTGGGCTGGCCGCGGTGCGACGTGAATTCGGTGATGATGTGATGATCATGTCGGATACCTGCCTGGATGAGTTCACAGACCACGGGCACTGCGGTGTGGTCACCACTGATAGCCGTGGTGTGGCAGTGGTGGACAATGATGCAACGCTGCCTCTCTACCAGCAGATGGCAGTGGCACAGGCCCGCGCAGGTGCCCATATCGTCAGCCCGTCCGGCATGATGGACGGCCAGATCGTGGCTATCCGTTCCGCACTGGATGCTGAAGGTTTCCAGGATGTGGCCATCATGGCCTACTCCGCTAAGTATGCCTCCGCATTCTTCGGACCTTTCCGCGAGGCCGTCGGTTCCTCCCTGGAGGGCGATCGCCGTACCTACCAGCAGGATCCAGCGAATCTGCGCGAGTCCCTCCTGGAAGTGGAACTTGATATCGCTGAAGGCGCAGACTTCGTGATGGTTAAGCCCGCCCTGCCGTACCTGGATGTGCTCACCCGCGTCGCGGAGATGTCACCGGTGCCCGTGGCCGCCTATCAGGTCTCTGGCGAGTACGCGATGATCCAGGCCGCAGGACTCAATGGTTGGATTGACACCGATGCGGTCATGATGGAATCCCTGATGTCCATCAAACGCGCCGGCGCTGACCAGATCTTCACCTATTTCGCCACCGAGGCAGCACGAAAGCTGAACAACCGCTAG